From Candidatus Krumholzibacteriia bacterium, the proteins below share one genomic window:
- the dnaA gene encoding chromosomal replication initiator protein DnaA — MTASLPPRDLDAAAGTPDDDGMVLWEQILSRVRQEVNEQTYKTWFAQTRFLTIEDHVLQLQGPNQFFVDWLTEHHLELLQRVAREVTGSPVQVHVIVDEEPVSSAAFERPSVSTGSQAPIPSTPVARLRPRDAGLNPRYTFQSFVVGENNHLASAACMAVADQLAHAYNPLFLYGGVGLGKTHLMQAIGNRVLESDPHAIVHYVSAENFMNELIQSIRGGKNIEFKNRYRTVDLLLIDDIQFLAGKETTQQEFFHTFNALYDANKQIVATSDRPPRDISALEERLRSRFEWGLITDIQSPNFEERVAILTKKVEREDVLIPHDVIVLIAESIQSNIRELEGALVRLLAFSSLTGSEINLDMAQEVLKAFLHRSRPQTDFTMADITRATADYYQLSLDLLRSKVRTKQVAYARQMAMFICREHTRASLNQIGGRFGGRDHTTVHHAWQKIRELLEHDGEVRSDYEAILGHLRNPN, encoded by the coding sequence GTGACCGCATCTCTGCCACCGCGTGATCTCGACGCGGCAGCCGGAACTCCGGACGACGATGGGATGGTCCTCTGGGAGCAGATCCTTTCCAGGGTCCGCCAAGAGGTCAATGAGCAGACGTACAAGACCTGGTTCGCCCAGACCCGTTTCCTGACCATCGAGGACCATGTCCTCCAGCTGCAGGGCCCCAACCAGTTCTTCGTCGACTGGCTCACCGAGCATCATCTCGAACTGCTCCAGCGGGTCGCCCGCGAGGTCACCGGTTCCCCCGTCCAGGTCCACGTGATCGTGGACGAGGAACCCGTCTCGAGCGCGGCCTTCGAACGTCCATCGGTGAGCACCGGCTCCCAGGCTCCGATCCCGTCCACCCCCGTGGCGCGTCTCCGGCCGCGCGACGCGGGCCTGAATCCCCGGTACACCTTCCAGAGCTTCGTCGTCGGCGAGAACAACCATCTCGCCTCGGCGGCCTGCATGGCCGTCGCCGACCAGCTCGCCCACGCCTACAACCCGCTGTTCCTCTACGGCGGTGTGGGGCTGGGAAAGACCCACCTGATGCAGGCGATCGGCAATCGCGTCCTCGAGAGTGACCCGCACGCGATCGTCCACTACGTCTCCGCCGAGAACTTCATGAACGAGTTGATCCAATCGATCCGCGGCGGCAAGAACATCGAGTTCAAGAACCGCTATCGGACCGTGGACCTGCTCCTGATCGACGACATCCAGTTCCTGGCCGGCAAGGAGACCACGCAGCAGGAGTTCTTCCACACCTTCAACGCGCTCTACGACGCCAACAAGCAGATCGTCGCGACGAGCGATCGTCCCCCCCGCGACATCAGTGCGCTCGAGGAACGGCTGCGCAGCCGCTTCGAATGGGGTCTCATCACCGACATCCAATCGCCGAACTTCGAGGAACGCGTCGCGATCCTCACCAAGAAGGTCGAGCGCGAGGACGTCCTGATTCCCCACGACGTGATCGTCCTGATCGCCGAGAGCATCCAGAGCAACATCCGGGAACTCGAAGGAGCCCTGGTGCGGCTCCTGGCCTTCTCCAGTCTGACCGGCAGCGAGATCAACCTCGACATGGCGCAGGAAGTCCTCAAGGCCTTCCTGCACCGCAGTCGGCCGCAGACGGACTTCACGATGGCCGACATCACGCGGGCGACGGCCGATTACTACCAGTTGTCCCTCGACCTCCTGCGTTCGAAGGTCCGGACCAAACAGGTGGCCTACGCGCGACAGATGGCCATGTTCATCTGCCGTGAACACACGCGGGCATCCCTGAACCAGATCGGAGGGCGCTTCGGCGGGCGGGACCACACCACGGTCCATCACGCCTGGCAGAAGATCCGCGAACTCCTCGAGCACGACGGCGAGGTGCGATCGGACTACGAAGCGATCCTCGGCCATCTCCGGAACCCGAACTGA